A section of the Pan paniscus chromosome 7, NHGRI_mPanPan1-v2.0_pri, whole genome shotgun sequence genome encodes:
- the LY6H gene encoding lymphocyte antigen 6H isoform X1, protein MLAPQRTRAPSPRAAPRPTRSMLPAAMKGLGLALLAVLLCSAPAHGLWCQDCTLTTNSSHCTPKQCQPSDTVCASVRITDPSSSRKDHSVNKMCASSCDFVKRHFFSDYLMGFINSGILKVDVDCCEKDLCNGAAGAGHSPWALAGGLLLSLGPALLWAGP, encoded by the exons AT GCTTGCGCCCCAGAGGACCCGCGCCCCAAGCCCCCGTGCCGCCCCCAGGCCCACCCGGAGCATGCTGCCTGCAGCCATGAAGGGCCTCGGCCTGGCGCTGCTGGCCGTCCTGCTGTGCTCGGCGCCCG CTCATGGCCTGTGGTGCCAGGACTGCACCCTGACCACCAACTCCAGCCATTGCACCCCAAAGCAGTGCCAGCCGTCCGACACGGTGTGTGCCAGTGTCCGAATCACCGATCCCAGCAGCA GCAGGAAGGATCACTCGGTGAACAAGATGTGTGCCTCCTCCTGCGACTTCGTTAAGCGACACTTTTTCTCAGACTATCTGATGGGGTTTATTAACTCTGGGATCTTAAAGGTCGACGTGGACTGCTGCGAGAAGGATTTGTGCAATGGGGCggcaggggcagggcacagccCCTGGGCCCTGGCCGGGGGGCTCCTGCTCAGCCTGGGGCCTGCCCTCCTCTGGGCTGGGCCCTGA
- the LY6H gene encoding lymphocyte antigen 6H isoform X2: MLPAAMKGLGLALLAVLLCSAPAHGLWCQDCTLTTNSSHCTPKQCQPSDTVCASVRITDPSSSRKDHSVNKMCASSCDFVKRHFFSDYLMGFINSGILKVDVDCCEKDLCNGAAGAGHSPWALAGGLLLSLGPALLWAGP; the protein is encoded by the exons ATGCTGCCTGCAGCCATGAAGGGCCTCGGCCTGGCGCTGCTGGCCGTCCTGCTGTGCTCGGCGCCCG CTCATGGCCTGTGGTGCCAGGACTGCACCCTGACCACCAACTCCAGCCATTGCACCCCAAAGCAGTGCCAGCCGTCCGACACGGTGTGTGCCAGTGTCCGAATCACCGATCCCAGCAGCA GCAGGAAGGATCACTCGGTGAACAAGATGTGTGCCTCCTCCTGCGACTTCGTTAAGCGACACTTTTTCTCAGACTATCTGATGGGGTTTATTAACTCTGGGATCTTAAAGGTCGACGTGGACTGCTGCGAGAAGGATTTGTGCAATGGGGCggcaggggcagggcacagccCCTGGGCCCTGGCCGGGGGGCTCCTGCTCAGCCTGGGGCCTGCCCTCCTCTGGGCTGGGCCCTGA